A single window of Vigna radiata var. radiata cultivar VC1973A chromosome 4, Vradiata_ver6, whole genome shotgun sequence DNA harbors:
- the LOC106759465 gene encoding pyruvate dehydrogenase E1 component subunit beta, mitochondrial translates to MFGVIKHKAQSIRPAFSAIRHFSSAAKEITVREALNTALDEEMSADPKVFLMGEEVGEYQGAYKISKGLLEKYGPERVLDTPITEAGFAGIGVGAAYYGLRPVVEFMTFNFSMQAIDHIINSAAKSNYMSAGQISVPIVFRGPNGAAAGVGAQHSQCYASWYASCPGLKVLSPYSSEDARGLLKAAIRDPDPVVFLENELLYGESFPVSAEALDSSFCLPIGKAKIEREGKDVTITAYSKMVGYALKAAETLAKEGISAEVINLRSIRPLDRSTINASVRKTNRLVTVEEGFPQHGVGAEICTSVIEESFGYLDAPVERIAGADVPMPYAANLERLAVPQIEDIVRAAKRACHRSVPLAAAA, encoded by the exons ATGTTCGGTGTAATAAAGCACAAG GCTCAGAGCATTCGCCCTGCCTTCTCCGCTATCAGACATTTTTCTTCTGCCGCCAAAGAG ATCACTGTTCGAGAGGCTCTCAACACCGCACTCGATGAGGAAATGTCAGCTGATCCTAAAGTCTTCTTGATGGGTGAAGAG GTTGGGGAATATCAGGGTGCATACAAG ATATCCAAGGGGCTGCTCGAGAAGTATGGCCCTGAGAGGGTTCTCGATACCCCAATCACTGAG GCTGGGTTTGCTGGTATTGGAGTTGGTGCTGCTTACTATGGTCTAAGGCCTGTTGTGGAGTTTATGACTTTTAACTTCTCCATGCAG GCAATAGACCATATTATTAATTCTGCCGCAAAATCCAATTACATGTCTGCTGGGCAAATATCTGTACCTATTGTTTTTAGAGGACCCAATGGTGCTGCCGCTGGGGTTGGTGCCCAGCATTCTCAA TGTTATGCATCTTGGTATGCTTCATGCCCTGGGTTGAAAGTCCTGTCTCCGTATTCATCTGAAGATGCACGTGGTTTGCTTAAAGCTGCTATAAGGGACCCCGATCCTGttgtttttcttgaaaatgaGTTACT ATATGGTGAGTCATTCCCTGTTTCGGCTGAAGCTCTTGATTCCAGTTTTTGCCTTCCCATAGGAAAAGCAAAG ATTGAGAGGGAAGGAAAAGATGTAACTATTACAGCTTATTCAAAAATGGTTGGCTATGCTCTCAAG GCTGCTGAGACACTGGCTAAAGAAGGAATCAGTGCCGAG GTTATTAATTTGCGTTCAATCCGACCATTGGATCGATCAACAATTAATGCTTCTGTCAGGAAAACCAACAGGCTAGTGACAGTTGAAGAAGGGTTTCCTCAGCATGGTGTTGGGGCTGAAATCTG CACATCTGTCATTGAGGAGAGTTTTGGTTATCTTGACGCACCTGTTGAGAGAATTGCTGGGGCTGATGTTCCTATGCCATACGCAGCTAACCTGGAGAGATTGGCTGTTCCACAG
- the LOC106759562 gene encoding NAC domain-containing protein 83, translated as MEKLNFVKNGELRLPPGFRFHPTDEELVVQYLKRKVFSFPLPASVIPEFDVCKSDPWDLPGDLEKERYFFSTKEPKYPNGNRSNRATSSGYWKATGLDKQILTSKGNQVVGMKKTLVFYRGKPPHGSRTDWIMHEYRLLNPPSQVPMENWVLCRIFLKRRSGCRNGEEKEMESLRGRVDNRKVGKLKMVFYDFLAQNKTDCSSSAGSGITHESDENEESSSSNTFPYVRRKP; from the exons ATGGAGAAACTGAATTTTGTCAAAAATGGGGAGCTCAGATTGCCTCCGGGCTTCCGTTTCCACCCAACCGACGAGGAATTGGTTGTGCAATACTTAAAGCGGAAGGTTTTCTCCTTCCCTTTGCCAGCCTCCGTCATTCCTGAGTTTGATGTTTGCAAGTCTGATCCTTGGGATTTGCCAG GTGATTTAGAGAAAGAGAGGTACTTCTTCAGCACCAAAGAGCCCAAATATCCCAACGGCAACCGCTCCAACAGAGCCACCAGTTCAGGTTACTGGAAGGCCACTGGGTTggacaaacaaattttaacttcaaaagGGAACCAAGTAGTGGGAATGAAGAAGACACTTGTTTTCTACAGAGGAAAGCCACCTCATGGATCCAGAACCGATTGGATCATGCATGAGTATCGCCTCCTTAACCCTCCGTCTCAG GTTCCCATGGAAAACTGGGTTCTGTGTCGCATATTTTTGAAGAGGAGAAGTGGTTGTAGAAACGGGGAGGAGAAGGAGATGGAGAGTTTGAGAGGCAGAGTGGATAACCGGAAGGTGGGGAAGTTGAAGATGGTTTTTTATGACTTTTTGGCGCAGAACAAGACTGATTGCTCATCTTCTGCCGGCAGTGGAATTACCCACGAATCAGATGAGAATGAAGAGAGTAGTAGCTCCAACACCTTCCCTTATGTTAGAAGAAAACCTTGA